One genomic region from Mytilus trossulus isolate FHL-02 chromosome 9, PNRI_Mtr1.1.1.hap1, whole genome shotgun sequence encodes:
- the LOC134683968 gene encoding neuronal acetylcholine receptor subunit beta-3-like, with the protein MSDGLQAEQVLVQYDGTIRVLPFGELSTICSANTELFPADCQKCSIALGSTGVSQQQMFVWDDNEATIGYDKNKDEHAFWKITNVENTAFPSSLKLDIYLKRLPAHYIYNIVFPASALSILAVLSFFIPIDEGERLSFGITIFLSFMVLMLQVGSVLPENSKSITAVGKYFLQIMCSSLIVIFSSVVLSYFEKKSDIDKCTCRLNSAHPKLHGGVCKNEHKIAFEDQQNCTDHITTDIKEQSDKTMDRLKMLGYRKLMQYFRPIKLFDWVTFLSCLIVTIYGHIELYMIMNDETCRISDLY; encoded by the exons ATGTCAGATGGATTGCAAGCAGAACAAGTACTTGTTCAGTACGATGGAACAATTCGTGTACTGCCGTTTGGAGAGCTAAGCACTATATGTAGTGCTAATACCGAATTATTTCCAGCGGATTGTCAAAAATGTTCTATAGCTCTTGGGTCGACCGGAGTCAGTCAACAGCAAATGTTTGTCTGGGACGACAATGAAGCAACCATCggatatgataaaaacaaagatgAACATGCATTTTGGAAGATCACGAATGTGGAGAACACAGCATTTCCGTCATCTCTTAAAttagatatatatttgaaaagattGCCTGCACATTATATCTACAACATAGTGTTTCCTGCCTCTGCTTTATCTATACTAGCAGTCTTATCCTTCTTTATCCCAATAGACGAAGGTGAACGTCTTAGTTTTGGAATAACGATATTCCTTTCTTTTATGGTCTTGATGCTGCAAGTTGGAAGTGTATTACCAGAAAACTCCAAAAGTATTACCGCTGTTG GGAAATACTTTTTACAGATAATGTGTAGTAGTCTTATAGTAATATTTAGCTCTGTTGTTCTGAgctattttgagaaaaaatcagACATTGATAAATGCACATGTCGACTGAATTCTGCTCATCCCAAATTACATGGCGGTGTATGCAAAAATGAACACAAAATTGCGTTCGAAGACCAACAAAACTGTACTGACCATATCACGACCGATATTAAAGAGCAGTCTGACAAGACAATGGACCGTTTAAAGATGTTGGGATACAGAAAGCTAATGCAATATTTTAGGCCCATTAAGTTATTTGATTGGGTAACTTTCCTTTCCTGTTTGATAGTTACTATTTACGGGCATATTGAACTTTATATGATTATGAATGATGAAACGTGTAGAATATCGGATTTATATTAA